The Deinococcus sonorensis KR-87 genome includes a window with the following:
- a CDS encoding 2'-5' RNA ligase family protein gives MGLPRAEHMQDGPLYGLVAWPSPELDSWLRREQQRLQVRSYGEPHLNLRAPFYSACDEAELVASLRRMLSGCPPFEVQLTGWRTFPHVVFLECRTTPALEHLHQQVLTLPCAPPQPFDHKEYIPHLTLALGVMSWAEPALHQELERMPLPVSRFPVTALSLTREDGGELREVHTFPLGQHG, from the coding sequence GTGGGACTTCCTCGCGCCGAGCACATGCAGGACGGCCCGCTCTACGGGCTGGTGGCGTGGCCGTCCCCGGAACTGGACAGCTGGTTGCGGCGCGAGCAGCAGCGCCTGCAGGTCCGCAGTTACGGCGAACCGCACCTGAACCTGCGGGCTCCCTTCTACAGCGCCTGCGACGAGGCAGAGCTGGTGGCCAGCCTGCGGCGGATGCTCAGCGGCTGCCCGCCCTTTGAGGTGCAGCTGACCGGGTGGCGCACCTTCCCGCACGTGGTGTTTCTGGAATGCCGCACCACGCCGGCGCTGGAGCACCTGCACCAGCAGGTGCTGACGCTGCCGTGCGCGCCACCCCAACCGTTCGATCACAAGGAATACATTCCGCATCTCACGCTGGCGCTGGGCGTGATGAGCTGGGCGGAGCCGGCACTGCACCAGGAACTGGAGCGCATGCCGCTGCCGGTCAGCCGGTTTCCGGTGACGGCCCTGAGCCTCACCCGAGA